The Rhinoraja longicauda isolate Sanriku21f chromosome 19, sRhiLon1.1, whole genome shotgun sequence genome includes a window with the following:
- the LOC144603095 gene encoding zinc-binding protein A33-like: MASKREFESLREDLLCPICLDLFTDPVSPECGHNFCRSCITQSWEHEDRNPCPECSEEFADRTLRASRALARLCEKARALSLSPQEKRSTLRCEEHQEELRLFCDTDKTLICLVCAAGREHKSHSFMPVDEAVEIYKAEIKSSLESLAQNTLALERMEKQQKQKIHGVREQSQFLQSHISSLFAELHQILIDKEQRLLKYLNDEKGVILNTMEKSLHEIQVRLNLMQQDLPILQKQLDQVNVVTLLQEEAGRKRRGGYGERTLLVAEGELPVEKFDHPFLLNVPLGKMFGIIKRDSVTLDVETVSSKLEVSEDRKSVRWTGSQRSLPDSGKRFTHWPCVLGSEGFASGRHYWEVEVVGNWGWYLGVAAESLDKGSVVNLRKMTGLWSMEQVGDEFRANSSPEGRLLADPIPERLGVYLSYEAGIVSFYSADTKSHLHTFRGNKFTGKLYPFFGTWDGNECLRICSRPALDL, encoded by the exons ATGGCTTCGAAGCGAGAGTTCGAGAGTTTGAGGGAAGATCTCCTTTGTCCCATCTGTTTGGACTtattcaccgatccggtgtcgcCGGAGTGCggccacaacttctgccgctcctgcatCACGCAGTCATGGGAACATGAAGATAGAAacccctgcccggaatgtagcgaggagtttgcagaccgcaccctcagggcgagtcgggccttggcgagactgtgcgagaaagctcgagcactgagcctgagTCCTCAGGAGAAGAGAAGTACACTtcgctgcgaggaacatcaggaagaactgaggCTGTTTTGTGACACGGACAAGACActgatctgcctggtttgtgcagctggtcGGGAACACAAGTcccacagcttcatgccggtcgACGAAGCTGTTGAAATCTACAAG GCTGAGATCAAATCTTCCCTGGAATCTCTTGCTCAAAATACATTGGCGTTGGAGCGAATGGAAAAGCAACAGAAGCAGAAGATTCATGGAGTTCGG GAACAGTCACAGTTTCTGCAGTCCCACATCTCGTCCCTGTTTGCTGAACTCCACCAGATTCTCATCGATAAAGAACAACGCCTACTTAAGTATCTCAACGACGAGAAGGGGGTGATTCTGAATACAATGGAGAAAAGTCTTCACGAGATTCAAGTGCGTTTGAATCTTATGCAGCAGGATCTCCCAATTTTACAGAAACAACTGGATCAAGTCAATGTTGTGACATTGCTGCAG GAAGAAGCTGGTCGGAAGAGAAG GGGTGGATATGGGGAACGTACATTGTTGGTCGCAGAAGGGGAGCTGCCGGTTGAAAAATTCGATCACCCGTTTTTGTTGAACGTACCTTTGGGAAAAATGTTTGGCATCATTAAGCGAG attCTGTGACCTTGGACGTGGAAACAGTGAGTTCGAAACTCGAGGTGTCCGAGGATCGGAAGAGTGTGAGGTGGACCGGGAGccagaggagtctccctgacagcgggaagaggtttacacacTGGCCGTGTGTGCTGGGTTCGGAGGGATTCGcctcggggagacattactgggaggtggaggtggtggggaaCTGGGGCTGGTATCTGGGGGTCGCCGCCGAGTCTCTGGACAAGGGGAGTGTGGTCAACCTGAGGAAGATGACCGGGCTCTGGTCCATGGAGCAAGTCGGCGACGAGTTTCGTGCGAACTCGTCCCCGGAAGGCCGTCTCCTCGCCGATCCCATCCCCGAGAGgctgggagtttatctcagttacgaggcGGGGATAGTTTCATTTTACagcgcggacaccaagtcccatctccacaccttcagggGGAATAAGTTCACCGGGAAACTTTACCCGTTCTTCGGGACTTGGGATGGAAACGAGTGTCTCAGAATCTGTTCCCGGCCCGCACTGGATCTGTAA